The sequence CCGTAAAAATCTGCGATACATTTACCACGCACTTTTTTGATAAATTCGCTTCACCTTTTTTCAGGATAATATTACCTGGAGCATCTGCTCGTTTTAAATTTGAAGTTATCAGGCAAACAACTATTGTATTAATCCTGCTTCGATTGAAAATGTCATTTTGTACTATTACATAAGGATGAAGATATGCAGGTTCCGAACCGATCGGTTCTCCTAAATCAATCCAGAATACATCTCCCTGTTCGATTACCATTTTTCATTCACTACATGCCGTTGTTTTCTTTTCATTTTATTCAGTATTTCGCTTTCTTCATTAGATGGCTTATCTTTATACACTGTATTAAGCTTAACTAACATTTTTTTGTTTTGATAACGCTGAAGAAATTCCTTTAAAGCTTTAGAAAATAAAGCACTTCGAGTAGTTTTTTGTTCTTTAACCAGGTTCTCTATTTGCGTAAAAAGAGGTTCTTGTATTGAAACAGCGGTTTTAATTATTGCCATTTTTCCACCTATTGTTTTATACTCTTATTTATATAAAAAGTATAACCATTTTTTAGAGTAAAACAAAAACTTTGTTAATAATCTGATATAAATCAAAAAAGTAAATACTTGTATATATAGTTTTCTACCCGTTGATCGCCCCAATCGGACAGACTTCCTTACAATTTCCGCAATCGATACAAGCTTCCGTGATCACATATTGTTCATCACCTTCGATGATCGCATTAACCGGACAGACATCAACGCACATACCGCATTTGATACACTCTGAAGTAATGATAAAAGACACTTCTCAATCTCCTATATTCACAAGTTCGAATCAATCAAATCTATTCTTCCCTCTTTTTGTTCAAGAGAGGGTTTGGGGGGTGAGTTTACAATCTATACTTCCATAATTTCAGATTCTTTAGCCTTGGTAGCTTTGGAAATCTTATCGATCCAATTATCTGTTAATTCCTGAATTTCTTTTAGCAGTTTCTTATGATCATCTTCAGTGATATCGCTGTTTTTTTCCATCTTCTTGGCAGATTCATTCCCACTTCTGCGGATGTTCCTGATCTCAATTTTGGCATCTTCTGCAGTTTTTTTGATCTGCCGGACAATATCTCTTCTCGTTTCTTCTGTTAAAGGTTGAAAAGGAAGACGGACCACATTTCCGTCATTTTCCGGAGTAACTCCCATATTCGATGCTAAAATCGCTTTTTCAATGTTATTCAAAGATGATTTATCCCAAGGTTGAACAACTATAAGACGAGGTTCGGGAATGGTTATATTACAAAGCTGTTTGATCGGAGTAAGCTGACCGTAATAGTCAATTTTTATATCGTCTAAAGCAGAAGCATTGGCTCGTCCGGTTCTGGTTTTGGAAAATTGATGTAACAAGGAATTAAACGCATCATCCATTTTGGATTCGATTTCCAGTAAAAGTTCTTCCATTATTACTCCTTTTCGACAGGATTAACCGTGTACAAAAGTTCCGATTTCTTTATGTAAGATCGCTTCTTTAAGGTTGCCTTTTTTGGTGATATTAAAAACTTTTATCGGCATATTATAATCTCTTGCTAAAGAGAAAGAGGTCATGTCCATAACTTCTAATTTCTTTGCCAGAACTTCATCATAAGTAACATCATTGATAAATTCTGCCTTTTTATTTTTAACCGGATCTGCGGTGAAAACACCATCGACTTTAGTTCCTTTGAACACAATATCAGCATCGAGTTCGATCGCTCTTAAAACCGCAGCTGTATCAGTAGTAAAGAAGGGATTTCCGGTTCCGGCACAGAATAAACAGATCTTCCCTTCATTGAAAGAAGTCTTTGCTCGTTTGGGAGTATAGTATTTAGCAACTTTATCAACTTGAATTGCAGAATAGATTTCAGTCGAATAATTTTTTTTATTCAAAAATCCGCTCAAGATCAACGCATTCTGGATAGTTGCCAGCATTCCGATATTGTCTGCTACAAATCTATCCAGAATATCTCCCACTT comes from Candidatus Cloacimonadota bacterium and encodes:
- a CDS encoding ribosome recycling factor, yielding MEELLLEIESKMDDAFNSLLHQFSKTRTGRANASALDDIKIDYYGQLTPIKQLCNITIPEPRLIVVQPWDKSSLNNIEKAILASNMGVTPENDGNVVRLPFQPLTEETRRDIVRQIKKTAEDAKIEIRNIRRSGNESAKKMEKNSDITEDDHKKLLKEIQELTDNWIDKISKATKAKESEIMEV
- a CDS encoding UMP kinase, producing MARNYKPEKIHKIIFKLSGEILAGKKGFGIDIETVNELTDEIIAIKKLGYSIGIVIGGGNFFRGASEVGDILDRFVADNIGMLATIQNALILSGFLNKKNYSTEIYSAIQVDKVAKYYTPKRAKTSFNEGKICLFCAGTGNPFFTTDTAAVLRAIELDADIVFKGTKVDGVFTADPVKNKKAEFINDVTYDEVLAKKLEVMDMTSFSLARDYNMPIKVFNITKKGNLKEAILHKEIGTFVHG
- a CDS encoding type II toxin-antitoxin system PemK/MazF family toxin gives rise to the protein MVIEQGDVFWIDLGEPIGSEPAYLHPYVIVQNDIFNRSRINTIVVCLITSNLKRADAPGNIILKKGEANLSKKCVVNVSQIFT
- a CDS encoding 4Fe-4S dicluster domain-containing protein — translated: MSFIITSECIKCGMCVDVCPVNAIIEGDEQYVITEACIDCGNCKEVCPIGAING